The following coding sequences are from one uncultured Methanobrevibacter sp. window:
- the cysS gene encoding cysteine--tRNA ligase, which yields MEIYSTMSREKEELNTLFEDKIKLFVCGPTVYDDAHIGHGRTYISFDTIKRYLEFKGYSVFYLQNITDIDDKIINRAKESGVDSKLLAKKFEKRFIEDMAALNVKSVNYFARATDHMEEILDQIQRLIDKGFAYVTETGVYFEVAKFKDYGKLANRKIEELETHRIDIDSSKKSPNDFALWKNREAEEFAGEPVWDSPWGKGRPGWHIEDTAITEKYFGPQYDIHGGGLDLIFPHHDSEIAQMEAVSGKEPLVQYWMHTGFLNVSGEKMSKSLGNFITIRDLLKEYSGETFRLFVLATHYRSPIDFSEVSLHQAEKNVARIKNYLQVLDEKISAEFEKGNVSDDIAYLADLNESELFEELLNFDYYESSYDVLNEGVSEFFKSMDDDFSTPKAIAAIFSFIKKSNKDLNEDKIIIDDLLAIKHWFADISQILGIDFFANDDETSGDEEELLNIIADVRQKLRAEKKYDLSDEIRDKLVSLGIEVSD from the coding sequence ATGGAAATTTATAGTACTATGTCAAGGGAAAAGGAAGAGTTGAATACATTATTTGAAGATAAGATCAAACTCTTTGTTTGTGGCCCTACAGTTTATGATGATGCTCATATTGGTCACGGAAGAACATACATTTCCTTTGATACCATTAAAAGATATTTGGAATTTAAAGGATATTCTGTATTCTACTTACAAAATATCACTGATATTGATGATAAGATCATTAACAGAGCAAAAGAAAGTGGTGTAGACTCCAAATTGCTTGCAAAGAAATTTGAAAAGAGATTTATTGAAGATATGGCTGCTTTGAATGTGAAAAGCGTCAACTATTTTGCAAGAGCTACTGACCATATGGAAGAGATTTTAGATCAAATCCAAAGGTTAATCGATAAAGGATTTGCATATGTAACTGAAACTGGAGTTTACTTTGAAGTTGCTAAGTTTAAGGATTATGGTAAATTAGCTAATCGTAAGATTGAAGAGCTTGAAACTCATAGGATTGATATTGACAGTTCTAAAAAAAGCCCTAATGATTTTGCTTTATGGAAAAACAGAGAAGCAGAAGAGTTTGCAGGTGAACCTGTATGGGATTCCCCATGGGGTAAAGGAAGACCTGGTTGGCATATTGAGGATACCGCAATCACTGAAAAATACTTTGGACCACAATATGACATTCATGGTGGAGGTCTCGATTTAATATTCCCTCACCACGACTCTGAGATTGCTCAAATGGAAGCTGTATCAGGTAAGGAACCATTAGTTCAATACTGGATGCATACAGGTTTCTTGAATGTTTCTGGAGAAAAGATGTCTAAATCTTTAGGTAACTTCATTACCATTAGAGATTTATTGAAAGAGTATTCTGGTGAAACATTCAGATTGTTTGTTCTTGCAACCCATTACAGAAGTCCTATAGACTTTAGTGAAGTGAGTTTGCATCAAGCTGAAAAAAATGTAGCTAGGATAAAAAATTATCTTCAAGTCTTAGATGAGAAGATTAGTGCAGAGTTTGAAAAAGGTAATGTTTCTGATGATATTGCTTATTTAGCAGACTTAAATGAAAGTGAACTTTTCGAAGAATTGCTTAATTTTGACTACTATGAATCTTCTTATGATGTGTTAAATGAGGGAGTTAGTGAGTTCTTCAAGAGTATGGATGATGACTTCAGCACTCCTAAAGCTATTGCAGCTATTTTCTCATTTATCAAGAAATCCAATAAGGATTTGAATGAAGATAAAATAATCATTGATGATCTTTTAGCTATTAAGCACTGGTTTGCAGATATCAGTCAAATATTAGGTATTGATTTCTTCGCAAATGATGATGAAACCAGTGGCGATGAAGAGGAATTATTGAATATAATTGCTGATGTTCGTCAAAAATTAAGAGCTGAAAAGAAATATGATTTATCTGATGAGATTAGGGACAAACTTGTTTCATTAGGTATTGAAGTAAGCGATTAA
- a CDS encoding transcriptional regulator produces the protein MKPPCEMVVWYIIPAIRSELAKDLLKLGMKQKKISELMDITQPAVSQYLTDKRGSGIEFNDDVKALIQDFANDLNEGTATKLDIIPRTCYICKRIKTEDVICQIHKEKGHMPADCRACLGSEAHLL, from the coding sequence ATGAAACCACCTTGTGAAATGGTAGTATGGTATATTATACCAGCTATAAGATCTGAATTAGCAAAAGATTTATTGAAATTAGGAATGAAACAAAAGAAGATATCTGAATTAATGGATATTACACAACCTGCTGTTTCTCAGTATTTAACTGATAAAAGAGGTAGCGGCATTGAGTTCAATGATGATGTAAAAGCATTGATTCAGGATTTTGCAAATGACTTAAATGAAGGAACTGCAACTAAATTAGATATTATTCCACGTACTTGTTACATCTGTAAAAGAATCAAAACAGAAGATGTCATTTGTCAAATACATAAGGAAAAAGGACACATGCCAGCAGATTGTAGAGCATGTTTAGGTTCTGAAGCACATTTATTATAA
- the epsC gene encoding serine O-acetyltransferase EpsC: MFDDLRDDLQAAKMRDPAARSSLEILLCYPGIWAIILHRLNHWLWTHHLPFWGRFFSQISRFLTGIEIHPGAQIGKRVFIDHGMGIVIGETTIVGDDVLIYQGVVLGGTSLSKGKRHPTVEDAVVIGSGAKVLGNITLGCSCKVGAGAVVLQDVPRGATAVGVPSRIIREDRKCVLDLEHEFPDPVSSAIDLLLERQEELEKRVNILSHFHDIEHVELSHDSEVEEVFKGADEKLFYRLNNYIEDE, from the coding sequence GATCTCCAAGCTGCAAAAATGAGAGACCCTGCTGCAAGAAGCAGTCTAGAGATTCTGCTTTGTTATCCTGGAATTTGGGCCATCATTTTGCACAGATTGAATCACTGGCTTTGGACACATCACTTGCCTTTTTGGGGAAGGTTCTTCTCTCAGATATCAAGATTCTTGACAGGTATAGAAATTCACCCTGGTGCTCAAATAGGCAAAAGGGTCTTTATTGACCATGGAATGGGTATTGTAATAGGTGAAACAACTATTGTTGGAGATGATGTTTTAATTTATCAGGGAGTAGTTCTTGGTGGAACAAGTTTAAGCAAAGGCAAAAGGCACCCTACTGTGGAAGATGCAGTGGTTATCGGTTCTGGAGCAAAGGTTTTAGGAAACATTACCTTAGGATGTTCCTGTAAGGTAGGTGCTGGAGCAGTTGTATTGCAGGATGTTCCAAGAGGGGCTACAGCAGTTGGGGTACCAAGCAGAATCATTCGTGAAGACCGTAAATGTGTCTTGGACTTGGAGCACGAATTCCCAGACCCTGTTTCATCAGCTATTGATTTGCTTTTAGAACGTCAGGAAGAGCTTGAAAAAAGAGTCAATATCTTAAGCCACTTCCACGATATAGAACATGTTGAATTGAGTCATGATTCTGAAGTTGAAGAGGTATTCAAGGGTGCTGATGAAAAATTGTTTTATAGATTAAATAATTATATCGAAGATGAATGA